In a single window of the Tribolium castaneum strain GA2 chromosome 8, icTriCast1.1, whole genome shotgun sequence genome:
- the LOC103313380 gene encoding uncharacterized protein LOC103313380 — translation MAFGALVLLSLLVPGVFSDITVTSGNCSYYWTLYNGTTPSEAVLGGVTPEGELFFLALVQLKLINEIYVGMLIHEKKYVRITSLGLAKEVKNDPFTVVNILCSRDGKAFKWVETKSEDLALVPHLVNGGKVLGQDLYIGRIRKYGGTLVGKVFPHKFIYQGLYVPEGNVFAQFMEYEVLTFNCDYKIKGQLSEM, via the exons ATGGCATTTGGGGCACTGGTCCTGCTTTCACTCCTTGTTCCTGGAGTTTTCTCCGACATCACCGTAACCTCAGGAAATTGCA GTTACTATTGGACTTTATACAATGGCACAACTCCTTCCGAGGCAGTTTTAGGAGGTGTGACCCCAGAGGGTGAATTGTTCTTCCTTGCTTTGGTTCAGTTAAAACTAATCAATGAAATTTACGTCGGAATGCTCATCcacgaaaaaaaatatgttagaaTCACCTCGCTAGGATTGGCCAAAGAGGTCAAAAATGACCCCTTTACTGTTgtaaat attTTGTGTTCGCGTGATGGGAAGGCGTTTAAATGGGTTGAGACGAAAAGTGAAGACTTGGCCCTTGTGCCCCATCTGGTCAACGGCGGTAAGGTTTTAGGCCAAGATTTGTACATTGGAAGAATCAGAAAATACGGAGGAACGCTCGTTGGAAAAGTTTTTCCACACAAATTTATCTATCAAGGATTGTACGTGCCTGAAGGAAACGTTTTTGCTCAGTTTATGGAGTATGAAGTGTTAACGTTTAATTGTGACTACAAGATAAAAGGCCAGTTAAGCGAAATGtaa